In one Catenovulum adriaticum genomic region, the following are encoded:
- the rpsA gene encoding 30S ribosomal protein S1: MTESFAQLFEESLNEIETRPGAIVKGTIVAIQKDVVLVDAGLKSEAAIPAEQFFNAQGEVEVNVGDQIDVALDAVEDGFGETILSREKAKRHEAWIRLEKACEDSETVTGLISGKVKGGFTVEVEGIRAFLPGSLVDVRPVRDTTYLENAELEFKVIKLDQKRNNVVVSRRAVIEQETSAERSELLANLEEGQEVAGIVKNLTDYGAFVDLGGLDGLLHITDMAWKRVKHPSEIVNVGDEITVKVLKFDKEKSRVSLGLKQLGSDPWAELADRFPEGAKLEGRVTNLTDYGCFVEIQEGVEGLVHVSEMDWTNKNIHPSKVVNLGDSVQVMVLEIDEERRRISLGLKQCKPNPWEEFAKNYAKGDQVTGKIKSITDFGIFIGLDGGIDGLVHLSDISWNVTGEEAVRNYKKGEELTAVVLQVDAERERISLGIKQIDEDPFTNYLTANKKGAIVSGKVTSVDAKGATVELAESVEGYIRVADISRERVEDASTEFNEGDSVEAKFIGVDRKNRVVSLSIKAKDEADEKAAVESVNKQQDSAVFSNAMAEAFKNAQKD, from the coding sequence ATGACCGAAAGTTTTGCACAGCTTTTTGAAGAAAGCTTAAATGAAATCGAAACTCGCCCTGGTGCCATCGTAAAAGGTACTATCGTTGCCATTCAGAAAGACGTTGTTTTAGTTGACGCTGGCCTGAAATCAGAAGCTGCTATTCCTGCAGAGCAATTTTTCAATGCTCAAGGTGAAGTAGAAGTTAATGTTGGTGACCAAATTGATGTTGCACTAGACGCTGTTGAAGACGGTTTCGGTGAAACAATTCTTTCTCGTGAAAAAGCTAAGCGCCATGAAGCTTGGATTCGCCTTGAAAAAGCTTGCGAAGACAGTGAAACGGTTACTGGTTTAATTAGCGGCAAAGTTAAAGGTGGCTTTACTGTTGAAGTTGAAGGCATCCGTGCATTCTTACCTGGTTCTTTAGTAGACGTTCGTCCAGTTCGTGATACTACTTACCTTGAAAATGCAGAGCTAGAATTTAAAGTTATTAAACTTGACCAAAAACGTAATAACGTTGTTGTTTCTCGTCGTGCAGTTATCGAGCAAGAAACAAGTGCTGAGCGTAGCGAGTTACTTGCTAACTTAGAAGAAGGTCAAGAAGTAGCTGGTATCGTTAAGAACTTAACTGACTACGGTGCATTCGTAGATTTAGGTGGTCTTGACGGTCTATTACACATTACAGACATGGCTTGGAAACGCGTTAAGCATCCTAGCGAAATTGTTAATGTGGGTGATGAAATCACAGTTAAAGTACTTAAGTTTGATAAAGAAAAATCACGTGTTTCTCTAGGTCTTAAGCAATTAGGTAGCGATCCTTGGGCTGAATTAGCCGATCGTTTCCCTGAAGGTGCTAAGCTTGAAGGTCGTGTTACAAACTTAACTGACTATGGTTGTTTTGTTGAGATTCAAGAAGGTGTTGAAGGCTTAGTTCACGTTTCAGAAATGGATTGGACTAACAAAAACATTCACCCTTCAAAAGTCGTTAACTTGGGCGATAGCGTACAAGTTATGGTACTTGAAATTGATGAAGAGCGTCGTCGTATCTCATTAGGTTTAAAACAATGTAAACCTAACCCATGGGAAGAGTTCGCTAAGAACTACGCGAAAGGCGATCAAGTTACTGGTAAGATCAAATCTATCACTGACTTTGGTATCTTCATTGGTCTTGACGGTGGTATCGACGGTCTTGTTCACTTATCTGACATTTCTTGGAATGTTACAGGTGAAGAAGCAGTTCGTAACTACAAAAAAGGTGAAGAACTGACTGCTGTTGTATTACAAGTTGATGCAGAGCGTGAGCGTATTTCACTTGGTATCAAGCAAATCGACGAAGACCCGTTCACTAACTACCTGACCGCAAACAAAAAAGGTGCTATTGTTAGTGGTAAGGTTACCAGTGTTGACGCGAAAGGCGCGACTGTTGAATTAGCTGAAAGCGTTGAAGGCTACATCCGTGTTGCAGATATCTCACGCGAGCGTGTTGAAGATGCATCAACTGAATTTAACGAAGGTGATAGTGTTGAAGCTAAATTTATTGGCGTTGACCGTAAAAACCGCGTTGTCAGTTTGTCTATTAAGGCAAAAGATGAAGCAGACGAAAAAGCAGCTGTAGAATCTGTTAATAAACAACAAGATTCTGCTGTATTCAGCAATGCAATGGCTGAAGCGTTCAAAAACGCACAAAAAGACTAA
- the pyrF gene encoding orotidine-5'-phosphate decarboxylase: MTLSSIKACNSPVIVALDFNDKNKAIELVEKLNPSECRLKVGKEMFTLFGPEFVKALVEKGFDVFLDLKFHDIPATTAKACVAAASLGVWMLNVHASGGQVMMQTAKKALEENFENPPLLIGVTVLTSMDESDLAGIGVTKSAAEQVKMLATLVKQSGLDGVVCSAQEAEILRDAIGQNFELVTPGIRPEGSDKGDQKRIMTPKRAIDSGASYLVVGRPITQAENPAEVLKQINASLA, encoded by the coding sequence TTGACTCTTTCTAGCATAAAAGCTTGTAATTCCCCCGTAATAGTCGCGTTAGACTTCAATGATAAAAATAAAGCGATAGAGCTAGTTGAAAAGCTAAACCCAAGTGAATGTCGCTTAAAAGTAGGCAAAGAAATGTTTACTTTATTTGGTCCTGAGTTTGTTAAGGCCTTAGTCGAGAAAGGGTTTGACGTTTTTTTAGATTTAAAATTTCATGATATTCCTGCAACCACAGCTAAAGCTTGTGTTGCAGCAGCTAGCTTAGGTGTTTGGATGCTGAATGTACATGCCAGTGGTGGTCAGGTGATGATGCAAACTGCCAAAAAAGCACTAGAAGAGAATTTTGAAAACCCACCCTTATTAATTGGGGTTACTGTACTCACCAGCATGGACGAAAGTGATTTAGCTGGTATTGGTGTGACTAAATCTGCGGCTGAGCAAGTTAAAATGTTAGCGACTTTAGTTAAGCAATCTGGTTTAGATGGGGTGGTGTGCTCAGCTCAAGAAGCTGAAATATTACGTGACGCGATAGGCCAAAACTTTGAATTGGTTACTCCAGGTATTCGTCCTGAAGGTTCAGATAAAGGCGATCAAAAACGGATAATGACACCCAAACGAGCCATAGATTCAGGCGCTAGTTATTTAGTAGTAGGGCGGCCAATAACACAAGCTGAAAATCCAGCTGAGGTACTTAAGCAAATTAATGCCTCTTTAGCTTAA
- a CDS encoding integration host factor subunit beta — MTKSELIELMANKQPSLPLKEMEASVKELLDYMSESLSTGERIEIRGFGSFSLHYRAPRVGRNPKTGESVQLDGKYVPYFKPGKEMRERVNDNL, encoded by the coding sequence ATGACAAAATCTGAACTGATTGAATTGATGGCAAACAAACAACCCAGTCTTCCTTTAAAAGAAATGGAAGCTAGCGTTAAAGAGTTGCTTGACTACATGTCTGAATCCCTTTCTACTGGTGAACGTATTGAAATTCGCGGCTTTGGCAGTTTTTCATTACATTATAGAGCCCCTCGTGTTGGTCGTAACCCTAAAACTGGCGAAAGTGTCCAGCTAGACGGAAAATACGTCCCTTATTTTAAACCGGGTAAAGAAATGCGCGAACGCGTTAACGATAACCTGTAG
- a CDS encoding conjugal transfer protein TraF, giving the protein MKKLSFAILMSLYGVHAQAAEIRAMGMGGVSSVGGSYLSAPTNNPALLASQIDETDDFGMILPGLSIEAEDSDDLANGIDEFQDAYDRLEDALDNYQANPDPNADPKMIAKEEKEALIEAFTGLDSELLIGVDAGLVIAGHTRFGSMALFGDTQIDAKLIADIDEDHDSEVIREAKSTEELEDNLNSAAQVIAANVLELGVTYADNYEYQGHQFSVGITLKNQRVDFFNYRENISDFDEDDFDADEYLNDESNFNVDLGMVYKVDQNWTLGLSARNLMSADYSSIEVNDNIVTYKIGPEFTLGAAYQASYVTIAADVELTGTERFNGSEDDSQYASIGIEGDLFKWAQLRLGYKHDIEGNYDGKYTFGLGLAPFGVFHVDLAGQYAEDRKGALGLQLSYTF; this is encoded by the coding sequence ATGAAAAAACTGTCATTTGCAATTTTAATGTCGTTATACGGCGTGCATGCGCAAGCAGCAGAAATCCGTGCTATGGGTATGGGTGGCGTTAGTTCCGTTGGCGGCAGCTATCTAAGTGCACCAACGAACAATCCAGCTTTGCTAGCCAGCCAAATTGACGAAACCGATGATTTTGGGATGATTTTACCAGGTTTATCAATCGAAGCCGAAGATTCAGACGATTTGGCCAACGGCATTGATGAATTTCAAGATGCTTATGACAGATTAGAAGACGCTTTAGATAATTATCAAGCAAACCCTGATCCAAATGCCGATCCTAAAATGATCGCAAAAGAAGAAAAAGAAGCGTTAATTGAAGCTTTTACTGGACTAGATAGTGAGTTACTGATTGGTGTGGATGCCGGTTTAGTAATTGCCGGCCACACACGTTTTGGTTCTATGGCGTTATTTGGTGATACCCAAATTGATGCAAAATTAATTGCCGATATTGATGAAGACCACGATAGTGAAGTTATTCGCGAGGCAAAATCAACAGAAGAACTTGAAGATAACTTAAATTCAGCGGCTCAAGTTATTGCGGCAAATGTTTTAGAGTTAGGTGTGACTTATGCTGACAATTATGAATATCAAGGTCACCAATTTAGCGTGGGTATCACACTAAAAAATCAAAGAGTTGACTTTTTTAACTATCGCGAAAATATTTCTGATTTCGACGAAGATGATTTCGATGCAGATGAATACTTAAATGACGAATCTAATTTTAATGTTGATTTAGGTATGGTTTATAAAGTAGACCAAAACTGGACTTTAGGTTTGTCAGCCCGAAACTTAATGAGCGCAGATTACAGTTCAATTGAAGTTAATGATAATATTGTGACTTATAAAATTGGCCCTGAATTTACCCTTGGTGCTGCTTATCAAGCAAGTTATGTCACTATTGCTGCTGATGTAGAATTAACAGGTACTGAAAGATTCAACGGTAGTGAAGATGACAGCCAATATGCGTCAATTGGTATCGAAGGTGACTTATTTAAATGGGCTCAGCTTCGTTTAGGTTACAAGCATGACATTGAAGGTAATTACGACGGTAAATACACCTTTGGATTAGGTTTGGCACCATTTGGCGTATTCCATGTTGATTTAGCTGGTCAATATGCAGAAGATAGAAAAGGCGCATTAGGCCTTCAGTTATCTTACACTTTTTAA
- the serC gene encoding 3-phosphoserine/phosphohydroxythreonine transaminase: MSKPVYNFCAGPAMLPKEVMATAQQEFVNWNQQGCSVMEISHRSQDYLDVAYQAERDLRELMNIPDDYAVLFMHGGGRGQFASVPLNLLPENRVADYILTGSWSKSALTEAQRFGDVNIAAETYKKDGLGSVLPFEQWQLSKNAAYVHYCPNETVDGIEFDYIPETDKPLIADMSSCILSKEIDVSKFGLIYAGAQKNIGPSGLAIVIVRKDLIGKARAQTPSIFDYSVQLNSESMFNTPPTYAWYLAGLVFKWLKQQGGVKAIEQRNKEKAALLYQFIDNNAFYQNRVETRYRSKMNVPFYLKDENLNTAFLQDSKAQGLLALKGHRSVGGMRASIYNAMPLEGVQALVDFMQDFANKNG; encoded by the coding sequence ATGAGTAAACCTGTATATAATTTTTGTGCCGGACCGGCCATGCTACCAAAAGAAGTGATGGCAACGGCACAGCAGGAATTTGTGAATTGGAATCAACAAGGTTGCTCGGTGATGGAAATTAGTCATCGAAGCCAAGATTATTTAGATGTTGCTTATCAGGCTGAACGTGATTTACGTGAATTAATGAATATTCCAGACGATTATGCTGTGTTATTTATGCATGGTGGTGGTCGTGGACAATTTGCGTCAGTCCCATTAAACCTGTTACCAGAAAACAGGGTAGCCGATTATATATTAACTGGCTCTTGGTCTAAATCTGCTTTAACTGAAGCTCAGCGTTTTGGTGATGTTAATATCGCTGCTGAGACCTATAAAAAAGATGGGCTCGGCTCTGTGTTACCATTTGAACAATGGCAACTGTCAAAAAACGCGGCTTATGTTCATTACTGTCCAAATGAAACGGTAGATGGTATTGAGTTTGACTATATACCGGAAACAGATAAACCTTTGATAGCGGATATGTCATCTTGCATATTATCTAAAGAAATTGATGTTTCTAAATTTGGACTTATCTATGCCGGCGCGCAAAAAAACATTGGCCCTTCAGGTCTTGCGATTGTTATAGTACGCAAAGATTTAATTGGTAAAGCACGAGCTCAAACACCATCTATTTTTGACTATTCGGTTCAATTAAACAGTGAATCTATGTTTAATACACCACCTACTTATGCCTGGTATTTAGCGGGTTTAGTATTTAAATGGTTGAAACAGCAAGGTGGCGTTAAAGCGATTGAACAAAGAAATAAAGAAAAAGCAGCGCTTTTATATCAATTTATAGACAACAATGCTTTTTATCAAAATCGGGTTGAAACTCGGTATCGTTCAAAAATGAATGTGCCTTTTTATCTTAAAGATGAGAATTTAAACACCGCATTTTTACAAGATTCTAAAGCGCAAGGTTTGCTGGCATTAAAAGGTCATCGTTCAGTTGGCGGAATGCGGGCAAGTATTTATAACGCGATGCCGCTAGAAGGCGTGCAAGCATTAGTTGACTTTATGCAAGATTTTGCAAATAAAAATGGTTAG
- a CDS encoding ABC transporter substrate-binding protein, producing MHRRRFVQGLTAAGLTACLPGSLAAAYAAVQQAVSVESLPKLKGDLTLYLGRGEGGLYENVLDAIKQRNPQLNLKIRRGATAALTNTIIAESKAGVRRADLFWAVDTASVGMITDAGLAQSLPQDLSSQLKEGFQYPGWSPVTGRIRTLPYNTERVQPSQIPDDIMALADSDLQIGWAPAYASFQSFVTAMRVLEGEKATADWLKGVSRHAKSYAGELGVVMGVERGEVDLGFANHYYTLRLKAGKPDANVDLAFTKNDAGCLVNCSGIVALSEGDLPANFIRYLLTEQVQSYLSSEAYEIPLVKGVKSPQGLVPLASISPPKMDLRKLADLRPTLNLMRKVGVL from the coding sequence ATGCATCGCAGAAGATTTGTACAAGGGTTAACAGCGGCAGGATTAACTGCCTGTTTACCCGGATCGCTTGCCGCCGCTTATGCGGCAGTTCAACAAGCTGTTTCAGTTGAATCGCTTCCAAAATTAAAAGGGGATTTAACCCTATATTTAGGACGAGGCGAGGGTGGTTTGTATGAAAACGTACTAGATGCGATCAAACAGCGAAATCCTCAATTAAATTTAAAAATTCGTCGTGGGGCAACCGCTGCTTTAACCAATACGATTATTGCTGAATCAAAAGCAGGCGTGCGCCGGGCAGATTTATTCTGGGCGGTTGATACCGCCTCGGTGGGTATGATTACTGATGCCGGTTTAGCGCAGTCGTTGCCACAAGATTTAAGTAGCCAGCTCAAAGAAGGTTTTCAATATCCGGGCTGGTCGCCAGTGACGGGCAGAATTAGAACCTTGCCTTATAACACTGAGCGGGTTCAACCTAGTCAAATTCCAGATGATATCATGGCGTTAGCCGATAGTGATTTACAAATTGGCTGGGCACCTGCTTATGCATCATTTCAATCTTTTGTTACTGCTATGCGAGTTTTGGAAGGTGAAAAAGCGACAGCCGATTGGTTAAAAGGCGTTAGTCGACACGCTAAATCTTACGCCGGTGAGTTGGGTGTTGTGATGGGTGTTGAGCGCGGCGAAGTTGATTTAGGTTTTGCTAATCATTATTACACGCTCAGGTTAAAAGCGGGCAAACCAGATGCAAACGTCGATTTAGCTTTTACTAAAAATGATGCCGGTTGTTTGGTTAATTGCAGTGGTATTGTTGCGTTGAGTGAAGGTGATTTACCCGCTAACTTTATTCGTTATTTGTTAACCGAGCAGGTTCAATCTTACCTGTCGAGTGAAGCTTATGAGATCCCGCTGGTTAAAGGTGTTAAATCGCCACAAGGTTTAGTGCCACTGGCAAGTATCTCTCCTCCGAAAATGGATTTACGTAAACTGGCCGATTTGCGCCCAACCCTTAATTTAATGAGAAAAGTCGGCGTACTGTGA
- the cmk gene encoding (d)CMP kinase, which translates to MAEQIPVITIDGPSGAGKGTVSKKIADKLGWHFLDSGAIYRVLALATVHHDIDPSDEESVAPLASCLDVHFKSSADGSTMVILEGEDVSKEIRNEKVGAVASKVAALPTVREALLRRQRAFKESPGLVADGRDMGTIVFPNADVKVFLNASAQERAKRRYLQLKDHDPSVKIEQLLADIQARDERDSNRSVAPLLPASDALEIDSTSMTIEQVVDQVFSYMQEKLES; encoded by the coding sequence ATGGCGGAACAAATTCCAGTCATAACAATTGATGGTCCAAGTGGTGCTGGAAAAGGCACTGTCAGCAAGAAGATTGCAGACAAACTAGGTTGGCACTTTTTAGATAGCGGCGCTATCTATCGTGTATTAGCACTCGCAACCGTTCACCATGATATTGATCCGTCTGATGAAGAATCTGTCGCGCCGCTGGCATCTTGTTTAGACGTGCATTTTAAATCATCAGCAGATGGTTCAACCATGGTGATTCTTGAAGGCGAAGATGTCTCTAAAGAAATTCGAAACGAAAAAGTAGGTGCCGTTGCGTCAAAAGTAGCTGCACTTCCGACAGTTCGAGAAGCTTTATTAAGACGTCAACGTGCTTTTAAAGAATCGCCAGGTTTAGTCGCAGATGGTCGAGATATGGGCACAATTGTGTTTCCAAATGCAGATGTGAAGGTTTTTTTAAACGCTTCAGCGCAAGAAAGAGCAAAAAGACGCTATCTACAGTTGAAAGATCACGATCCTAGCGTTAAAATTGAACAACTTTTAGCCGACATCCAAGCTCGAGATGAAAGAGATAGTAATCGCAGCGTTGCGCCATTATTGCCAGCCAGTGATGCACTTGAAATTGATTCTACGAGTATGACGATTGAGCAAGTAGTCGATCAAGTTTTTTCCTACATGCAAGAAAAGCTAGAATCCTAA
- a CDS encoding LapA family protein, with the protein MKTALYLIILLAVAGILLLLSSYNTDVVQLNYLLAVQSMPLSVVLAIFLFIGFALGCFAWGYYLLKMRIQLQKRNWKINKLNQEIELLRLQLKDK; encoded by the coding sequence TTGAAAACTGCACTTTATCTTATTATATTACTGGCGGTAGCTGGTATTTTATTGTTACTTTCGTCTTACAACACAGACGTAGTACAGTTAAATTACCTGCTTGCAGTTCAGTCGATGCCGCTATCTGTGGTGTTGGCAATATTTCTTTTTATTGGGTTTGCTTTAGGCTGTTTTGCTTGGGGATATTACCTATTAAAAATGCGTATTCAATTGCAAAAACGCAATTGGAAAATCAATAAATTAAATCAAGAGATAGAACTGCTCAGATTGCAGCTAAAAGATAAATAA
- the sbcB gene encoding exodeoxyribonuclease I, protein MNQKIQPSLLWHDYETWGVNPKKDHPAQFAAIRTDLDLNEIDEPKEFFCYPPVDYLPDPQACLITQITPQLTQKKGECEHQFIKKVLAEMSHPQTCSVGYNTIRFDDEVTRYTLYRNLFDPYAREWQNGNSRWDIIDLVRACYALRPDGIEWPTKEDGSPSFKLEDLTKANGLAHEKAHDAVSDVRATIAMARLIKDKQPKLYDYLFSLRDKRKAAELIDINNLTPLVHISSKIKATQGCCTWICPMAWHPTNSNAVIVINLAVDPSPLADLTVDEMKQKLFTPSSDLSPDEERLPIKLIHLNKSPVLATAKSLSPENAQRLGIDRQACLANLNYLKQTPQIREKLVQLYESISFDDESDADYALYQGFASRSDKALMEQIQAMDIAQLAGFSSNFESEKYNQLWFRLKARNYPELLNEAEQLKWQSHCQERLMSNSGEYGLSLDSFSSKLESLAIEYEQDEQKLAVLKSLFLYTQQIYG, encoded by the coding sequence ATGAATCAAAAAATACAACCATCCCTCCTTTGGCATGATTATGAGACTTGGGGGGTCAACCCTAAAAAAGATCATCCAGCTCAATTTGCTGCAATCCGAACTGATCTTGATTTAAATGAAATAGACGAGCCAAAAGAGTTTTTTTGTTATCCGCCTGTTGATTATTTACCAGACCCTCAAGCTTGTTTAATCACTCAAATTACCCCGCAACTAACCCAAAAAAAAGGGGAATGTGAGCATCAATTTATAAAAAAAGTATTAGCAGAAATGAGCCACCCGCAAACCTGTAGCGTGGGTTATAATACGATTCGATTTGATGATGAAGTCACTCGCTATACGTTATACCGCAATTTATTTGACCCTTACGCTAGAGAATGGCAAAACGGCAATAGTCGCTGGGATATTATTGATTTAGTTCGAGCTTGTTACGCACTGCGGCCCGATGGCATTGAGTGGCCAACAAAAGAAGATGGTTCACCTAGCTTTAAATTAGAAGATTTAACCAAAGCAAATGGTCTAGCGCATGAAAAAGCGCATGATGCGGTATCGGATGTTAGAGCAACCATTGCCATGGCAAGGCTTATTAAAGATAAACAACCCAAGCTTTATGACTATTTATTTAGTTTACGTGATAAACGTAAAGCGGCTGAGCTCATTGATATTAATAACTTAACGCCACTGGTGCATATTTCATCAAAAATTAAAGCCACTCAAGGTTGCTGCACATGGATTTGTCCTATGGCGTGGCACCCAACCAATAGTAATGCTGTTATTGTGATTAATTTGGCAGTTGATCCCAGCCCACTAGCTGATTTAACCGTTGATGAAATGAAACAAAAATTATTTACGCCTTCAAGTGATCTAAGCCCAGACGAAGAGCGTTTACCTATAAAGCTGATTCATTTAAATAAATCTCCGGTATTAGCGACGGCTAAAAGTTTGTCTCCAGAAAATGCACAGCGCTTAGGTATAGACAGACAAGCCTGTTTAGCTAATTTAAATTACTTAAAACAAACACCACAAATTAGAGAAAAACTAGTACAGTTATATGAGTCAATTAGCTTTGACGATGAATCCGATGCTGATTATGCCCTTTATCAAGGCTTTGCTAGCCGTTCAGATAAGGCATTAATGGAACAAATTCAAGCGATGGATATTGCGCAGCTTGCTGGATTTTCATCTAATTTTGAGTCTGAAAAATATAATCAGCTTTGGTTTAGGTTAAAAGCAAGAAACTATCCGGAGCTGTTAAATGAAGCTGAGCAGTTAAAATGGCAAAGCCACTGCCAAGAAAGGTTAATGTCTAATTCAGGTGAATATGGGTTGAGTTTAGATAGCTTTAGCTCAAAATTAGAAAGCTTAGCCATTGAATATGAGCAAGATGAACAAAAATTAGCTGTTTTAAAATCACTTTTTTTATACACTCAACAAATTTATGGATAA
- a CDS encoding ABC transporter permease codes for MKNCPKSYPLALLIALLALLPVLVLFELASDSAELFDARNLAVLGNTLALMGLTVVGSVLIGVPLAFLTAYVQLPMKRLWLILFASPLALPSYVGAFTLYFSFGRGGEIENLLGFSTPPISGLWGTALVMSLYTYPFVMMTTRAALLSQDASLINAARTLGLSLGAAIWRIVLPRLFNSVAAGALLAALYALSDFGTPAILGLDTFTRVIFVEYNAFGLSQAAMLSLQLMVVVALVLFLESRVKSTQERPGKHLNFWPKRWQSSLMIIAALPPFILSVIVPLSIFVIWLLREGSSGFDMSFAWNSAYASFIAAMVAVILAMPVAYAAISGPAGRLMERITYFGFGVPGIVMGTALVYLGLKLPFLYQTLALLVIAYVLRFLPLAVGSIRTTTENLDGSLVKAARVLGASPREAFVRVTLPLTVRGMIAGAALVFLEAMRELPATLMLGPTGFETLATYLWRVYEAGYFGRAALPGLMLVLISGLGLILMLSGERRAEFSVKEDSKQ; via the coding sequence GTGAAAAACTGCCCCAAATCTTATCCGCTGGCATTGCTAATTGCATTGCTGGCGCTGTTACCTGTTTTAGTATTATTTGAGTTAGCATCAGACAGCGCAGAATTGTTTGATGCCCGTAATTTAGCGGTTCTGGGTAATACTTTGGCGTTAATGGGGTTAACTGTGGTTGGCTCTGTGTTAATTGGTGTACCTTTGGCTTTTTTAACGGCCTATGTGCAGTTGCCGATGAAACGCCTATGGCTTATTTTATTTGCATCTCCTTTGGCATTGCCTAGTTATGTAGGCGCTTTTACCCTGTATTTTTCATTTGGACGTGGCGGCGAAATTGAAAACCTACTTGGCTTTTCAACTCCACCTATTAGTGGGTTGTGGGGCACAGCTTTGGTTATGTCGCTATATACTTACCCTTTTGTAATGATGACAACTCGGGCGGCTCTATTAAGTCAGGATGCGAGTTTAATTAATGCAGCGCGTACGCTGGGTTTATCTTTAGGGGCTGCTATTTGGCGAATTGTACTGCCTCGTTTATTTAATAGTGTTGCAGCAGGCGCTTTGTTAGCCGCTTTGTATGCATTGTCAGATTTTGGTACTCCTGCCATTTTAGGGCTAGATACATTTACCCGAGTAATTTTTGTTGAGTATAACGCGTTTGGGCTTAGCCAAGCTGCGATGTTGTCGTTACAGTTAATGGTTGTGGTTGCTTTGGTTTTATTTTTAGAATCCAGAGTAAAATCCACTCAAGAAAGACCCGGCAAACATCTTAATTTTTGGCCGAAACGTTGGCAGTCATCTTTGATGATAATAGCAGCCTTACCACCGTTTATTTTGTCGGTTATTGTTCCCTTAAGCATTTTTGTGATTTGGCTATTGCGTGAAGGTAGCTCTGGGTTTGATATGAGCTTTGCTTGGAACTCTGCCTACGCCTCTTTTATTGCGGCAATGGTTGCGGTTATTTTAGCTATGCCTGTTGCTTATGCAGCCATTAGTGGGCCAGCGGGTCGCTTAATGGAGCGTATTACTTATTTTGGTTTTGGTGTGCCCGGCATAGTTATGGGTACAGCTTTGGTTTATTTAGGTTTAAAACTGCCATTTTTGTATCAAACTCTAGCGCTATTAGTGATTGCCTATGTGCTTAGATTTTTACCGTTGGCGGTTGGCAGTATACGAACAACCACTGAAAATTTAGATGGTAGTTTAGTAAAAGCAGCTCGAGTATTAGGGGCAAGTCCGCGTGAAGCGTTTGTGCGGGTGACACTGCCGTTAACGGTACGGGGTATGATTGCTGGAGCTGCTTTAGTTTTTTTAGAGGCAATGCGCGAACTACCAGCCACCTTAATGTTAGGCCCAACTGGATTTGAAACTTTAGCGACTTATTTGTGGCGAGTATACGAGGCCGGCTATTTTGGCCGCGCTGCTTTACCTGGCTTAATGCTAGTATTGATTTCTGGTTTAGGACTCATCTTAATGCTGAGCGGTGAACGCCGCGCTGAATTTTCCGTGAAAGAGGATAGCAAGCAATAA